In Arachis stenosperma cultivar V10309 chromosome 1, arast.V10309.gnm1.PFL2, whole genome shotgun sequence, one DNA window encodes the following:
- the LOC130942224 gene encoding ABC transporter G family member 32-like isoform X2, producing MSGNITYNGHGLNEFIPQRTSAYVSQQDWHVAEMTVRETLQFAGRCQGVGFKFDMLLELARREKSAGIKPDVDLDLFMKSIALGGQEIDLVVEYIIKILGLDICGDTLVGDEMLKGISGGQKKRLTTGELLIGPARVLYMDEISTGLDSATTYQIIRYLKHSTRALDTTTIISLLQPAPETYELFDDVILLCEGQIVYQGPRESALEFFKMMGFTCPERKNVADFLQEVTSKKDQEQYWSALDQPYRYIPVGKFAQAFSLHREGKNLSEELRAPFDKRYNHPAALATCTYGATRLDLLRTNYQWQKLLMKRNSFIYVFKFVQLFLVALITMSVFFRTTMHHNTIDDGGLYLGSLYFSMVIILFNGFTEVSMLVAKLPVLYKHRDLHFYPSWAYTIPSWFLSIPTSLMEAGCWVAVSYYTIGYDPSIIRFFRQFLLYFFLHQMSLGLFRLIGSLGRNMIVANTFGSFAMLIVMALGGYIISRDRIPSWWIWGFWISPLMYAQNSASVNEFLGHSWDKTVQNQITNYPLGKLVLKQRSLYQESYWYWIGLGAMVGYTILFNTLFTIFLAYLNPLGKQQAVVSKSELQEREKSRKGESVIVELREYLQHSASSGKHFKQRGMVLPFQPLYMAFSNINYYVDVPLELKQEGIQEERLQLLVNVTGAFRPGVLTALVGVSGAGKTTLMDVLAGRKTGGVIEGNIYISGYPKRQDSFARISGYCEQTDVHSPCLIVWESLLFSAWLRLSSDVDFETQKAFVEEVMELVELTPLKGALVGLPGIDGLSTEQRKRLTIAVELVANPSIVFMDEPTSGLDARAAAIVMRTVRNIVNTGRTIVCTIHQPSIDIFESFDELLFMKRGGELIYAGPLGPKSTELVNYFEAVEGVPKIRSGYNPATWMLEVTSSTEENRLGVDFAEIYRRSSLYQYNKELVESLSKPSNNSKELHFPTKYCRSYFDQFLTCLWKQNLSYWRNPHYTAVRFFYTVIISLMLGTICWRFGAKRDTQQDLFNAMGSMYSAILFIGITNGTAVQPVVSVERFVSYRERAAGMYSALPFAFAQVVIEFPYVLAQAMIYSTIFYSMASFAWSVDRFIWYLFFMYVTMLYFTFYGMMTTAVTPNHNVAAIIAAPFYMLWNLFSGFMITHKRIPVWWRWYYWANPVAWSLYGLLTSQYGGDEKSVKLSNGNSMAISQVLRVVFGYRHDFLCVAAIMVAGFCLFFAIIFAFAIKSFNFQRR from the exons ATGTCAGGGAACATTACTTACAATGGACATGGTTTGAATGAATTTATTCCTCAGAGAACGTCTGCTTATGTCAGTCAACAAGACTGGCATGTGGCAGAAATGACCGTGAGGGAAACTCTCCAGTTTGCAGGCCGTTGTCAAGGCGTCGGATTTAAATTTG ATATGCTACTAGAGCTTGCTAGGAGAGAAAAGAGTGCTGGAATAAAACCAGATGTTGATCTTGATCTCTTCATGAAG TCAATTGCTCTTGGAGGACAGGAAATCGATCTTGTGGTAGAGTACATCATAAAG ATATTAGGTTTGGACATATGTGGAGACACATTAGTGGGAGATGAAATGCTCAAGGGAATCTCAGGGGGACAAAAGAAGCGACTTACAACAG GAGAGTTACTAATTGGTCCAGCAAGAGTTCTGTACATGGACGAGATATCAACCGGGCTCGATAGTGCAACCACTTACCAAATCATCAGATATCTTAAACATTCTACCCGTGCACTTGATACAACCACTATCATATCTCTTCTCCAACCAGCTCCTGAGACCtatgaattgtttgatgatGTCATTCTATTGTGCGAGGGTCAGATTGTTTATCAAGGGCCCCGTGAATCTGCTCTTGAGTTTTTCAAAATGATGGGGTTCACTTGTCCTGAGCGAAAGAATGTAGCAGATTTCTTACAAGAA GTTACGTCAAAGAAGGACCAGGAGCAGTACTGGTCTGCTCTGGACCAGCCTTATCGGTACATACCTGTTGGGAAGTTTGCCCAAGCGTTTTCATTGCATCGCGAGGGAAAGAACTTATCAGAGGAACTAAGAGCTCCTTTTGATAAACGCTACAATCATCCCGCAGCCTTGGCTACTTGTACCTATGGCGCCACCAGGCTTGACCTTCTCAGGACAAATTACCAGTGGCAGAAGCTTCTTATGAAACGGAATTCATTCATTTATGTTTTCAAATTTGTTCAG CTGTTTTTGGTTGCTTTAATTACAATGAGTGTATTTTTTCGGACAACGATGCACCATAATACAATTGACGACGGGGGATTATATCTTGGTTCACTGTATTTTTCGATGGTTATTATTCTCTTCAATGGTTTTACGGAGGTGTCAATGTTGGTTGCAAAGCTTCCAGTTTTGTACAAGCATAGAGATTTGCACTTCTATCCTAGCTGGGCATATACAATCCCTTCTTGGTTCCTTAGCATCCCAACTTCTCTCATGGAAGCTGGTTGCTGGGTTGCTGTATCTTACTATACAATTGGATATGATCCTTCAATTATCAG ATTTTTTCGGCAGTTCTtgctttatttctttctgcacCAGATGTCTCTAGGCCTATTTCGTCTGATAGGATCCTTGGGGCGGAACATGATAGTGGCCAATACTTTTGGATCCTTTGCCATGTTGATTGTGATGGCTCTTGGCGGATACATCATTTCAAGAG ATCGGATTCCAAGTTGGTGGATATGGGGTTTTTGGATTTCTCCTTTAATGTATGCACAAAATTCGGCTTCCGTAAATGAGTTCCTTGGGCATTCCTGGGATAAG ACAGTACAAAATCAGATCACCAACTATCCCTTGGGTAAGCTAGTGTTGAAACAGCGAAGTTTGTATCAAGAGAGCTATTGGTATTGGATTGGTCTTGGAGCAATGGTTGGATATACAATTTTGTTCAACACATTATTTACTATCTTCTTAGCTTACCTTAATC CTTTGGGAAAACAACAAGCTGTAGTTTCAAAGAGTGAGCTacaagaaagagaaaagagtaggAAAGGTGAAAGTGTTATTGTTGAGTTGAGAGAGTACTTGCAGCATTCAGCATCCAGTG GAAAGCATTTCAAACAAAGAGGAATGGTTCTCCCATTTCAACCTCTATACATGGCTTTCAGCAATATCAATTACTATGTGGATGTCCCTTTG GAACTGAAACAAGAAGGGATACAAGAAGAAAGGCTGCAGCTGCTTGTTAATGTTACTGGAGCTTTTAGGCCTGGAGTGTTGACAGCATTGGTTGGAGTAAGCGGGGCTGGAAAAACCACGCTAATGGATGTCTTGGCTGGAAGAAAAACTGGAGGTGTTATAGAAGGGAACATATACATATCTGGTTATCCCAAAAGGCAAGACAGTTTTGCAAGAATTTCTGGTTATTGTGAGCAGACAGATGTTCATTCCCCTTGCTTGATTGTCTGGGAGTCCTTATTGTTCTCTGCTTGGCTCCGGTTATCTTCAGATGTTGACTTTGAAACGCAAAAG GCCTTTGTTGAGGAGGTAATGGAACTGGTGGAACTCACTCCATTGAAAGGGGCACTAGTTGGTCTACCTGGAATTGATGGCTTGTCAACAGAACAACGAAAAAGATTAACAATAGCAGTTGAACTGGTTGCAAACCCCTCTATAGTTTTCATGGATGAGCCCACTTCTGGATTGGATGCCAGGGCTGCAGCCATTGTAATGAGAACTGTTAGGAATATAGTGAATACTGGCCGAACCATTGTGTGCACAATCCATCAGCCTAGCATAGACATATTCGAATCGTTTGATGAG CTTCTGTTTATGAAGCGTGGAGGAGAGCTCATATATGCTGGTCCACTTGGCCCTAAATCTACTGAACTTGTCAATTATTTCGAG GCAGTGGAAGGGGTTCCGAAGATCAGGTCTGGATATAACCCTGCAACATGGATGTTGGAGGTTACTTCTTCAACAGAAGAAAACCGTTTAGGAGTGGACTTTGCAGAAATATACCGAAGATCAAGTTTATACCA GTATAATAAAGAATTGGTTGAAAGCTTGAGCAAGCCGAGCAATAATTCAAAAGAGTTACATTTTCCAACCAAGTATTGTCGGTCATATTTTGATCAGTTCCTAACTTGTCTTTGGAAGCAAAATCTATCTTACTGGCGTAACCCACACTACACTGCTGTTCGCTTCTTTTACACTGTCATCATCTCCTTGATGCTTGGGACAATATGCTGGAGATTTGGTGCTAAAag AGACACGCAGCAAGATCTATTCAATGCCATGGGATCCATGTATTCTGCAATCCTCTTCATTGGCATAACAAATGGCACAGCGGTTCAACCGGTTGTTTCGGTTGAAAGATTTGTTTCATATAGAGAAAGAGCTGCTGGGATGTATTCGGCCTTACCATTTGCTTTTGCTCAG GTTGTTATTGAGTTTCCTTATGTGTTGGCACAGGCTATGATATACTCCACAATTTTCTATTCTATGGCTTCCTTTGCCTGGAGTGTGGATAGGTTCATATGGTACTTGTTCTTCATGTATGTTACTATGCTGTATTTTACCTTCTATGGAATGATGACAACGGCTGTCACACCAAATCATAATGTTGCTGCCATTATCGCTGCTCCATTTTATATGTTATGGAACCTTTTCAGTGGTTTTATGATTACTCATAAG AGAATCCCTGTTTGGTGGAGATGGTATTACTGGGCGAACCCTGTAGCCTGGAGTCTTTATGGTCTCCTGACTTCACAGTATGGTGGTGATGAAAAATCTGTGAAGCTATCTAATGGGAATTCCATGGCTATTTCGCAAGTACTCAGAGTTGTGTTTGGGTACAGGCATGATTTCTTGTGCGTTGCCGCTATTATGGTTGCTGGCTTCTGCCTATTTTTTGCAATAATATTTGCCTTTGCAATTAAATCCTTCAATTTCCAAAGGAGATGA
- the LOC130975280 gene encoding uncharacterized protein LOC130975280 has translation MLLWLNGESNLQSVEIVDEFICVELSNPQKFPSLYNVVTKYMIHGPCGRLRPSSPCMKDGKCSELYPKRFIDQASFDEDGYPIYRRHNMGVTVKINDVDIDNRFVVPYNPLLLMRYQAHINLEFCNKSNVIKYLFKYVNKGPDRVTATVGERYNVGESSQVVDEIKQYYDCRYLSPSESMWRIFAYDIHQRWPSVQRFADDIYGLDDGQQAVPGEARSCTSFRSIRTVNGVTYNTFQEACSTMGFLIDDKEYVSAIKEVTELASAAQLRRLFVMLLLSGSMGRPLSVWEQTWAYLFDDILYCSRHELQYPDLTMSLDELQTFCLLEIEKLLQSNGKSLRNYAGMPVPDNSLVSQFSNLMLLRELQYDTVSLSREHDANILKLNEEQRVVYDKIIDCVLSKRHGFFFVYEFGGTGKTFLYRVLSARLRSEKKIVINVASSGIASLLLAGGKTTHSMFNIPVELTADTVCRIKKDSPKAEVFRLADLIIWDEALMTNKLAFEALNRTLRDIIVSVCNRNKDLPFGGKVVVLGGDFRQVLPVIPKGSRTEIVIASINSSVVWKYCKVLRLTKNVRLAIGSKQSTAQELRSFSDWILQIGEGRCGTVVNDKLFVDIPSDLIISVLENPVEDIVNTIHPNLVKNFRDPSFFQDRPILAPTVDNVEEINNYIIRCSGLPNHSLKLKIGVPIILLRNIDPAGGLCNGTRLVVQDLGTNVIGADIVSGSNVGDKVFITRMNMIPSDTVIPFKFQRRQFPVSLSFVMTINKSQGQTLSTVGLFLRRYVFSHDKLYVALSQVRNRNSLKILLCDEGLVDAARTENIVFKEVFYKI, from the exons ATGTTACTCTGGCTTAATGGGGAAAGCAACTTACAAAGTGTTGAAATTGTTGATGAATTCATCTGTGTCGAGCTATCCAATCCACAGAAATTTCCATCTCTTTATAATGTCGTCACCAAGTACATGATCCATGGTCCCTGTGGTCGACTTAGACCGAGTTCTCCTTGCATGAAAGATGGTAAGTGCTCAGAACTTTATCCAAAAAGATTCATTGACCAAGCGAGTTTTGATGAAGATGGGTATCCAATATATAGACGTCATAATATGGGTGTCACAGTGAAGATTAACGATGTCGATATTGACAACAGATTTGTTGTGCCATATAATCCACTGTTGTTAATGAGATATCAAGCTCACATAAATCTCGAGTTCTGTAACAAGTCAAACGTCATTAAGTATCTTTTTAAGTATGTTAATAAGGGTCCGGATCGGGTGACTGCAACTGTTGGAGAAAGATATAATGTTGGTGAATCTTCTCAGGTGGTAGATGAGATCAAACAGTATTATGATTGTCGTTATTTGTCACCGTCTGAATCCATGTGGAGAATTTTTGCTTACGATATTCATCAAAGATGGCCGTCGGTACAGAG ATTTGCTGACGATATTTACGGGTTGGATGATGGCCAACAGGCAGTTCCCGGAGAGGCG AGAAGTTGTACCAGTTTTCGAAGTATAAGAACTGTGAATGGTGTTACTTATAATACATTTCAAGAGGCATGTTCTACCATGGGTTTCTTGATAGATGATAAGGAGTATGTTTCTGCTATTAAGGAAGTCACCGAGTTAGCGTCAGCTGCACAGCTAAGGAGGCTTTTTGTGATGTTGCTGCTATCTGGTTCCATGGGAAGACCTCTGTCAGTTTGGGAGCAAACTTGGGCTTATTTGTTTGATGATATTCTTTATTGCAGTAGACATGAGCTGCAATATCCTG ATCTAACTATGAGTCTGGATGAGTTACAAACGTTTTGTTTGTTGGAGATTGAGAAACTATTACAGAGTAATGGAAAATCATTGAGAAATTATGCTGGCATGCCGGTTCCTGATAACTCTTTAGTCTCTCAATTTAGCAATTTGATGCTACTGCGTGAGTTGCAGTATGATACTGTTTCTTTGTCTCGTGAGCACGATGCAAATATCTTAAAGTTAAATGAAGAACAGAGGGTGGTCTACGATAAAATTATTGACTGTGTTTTGAGTAAGAGGCATGGATTCTTTTTTGTGTACGAATTTGGTGGCACTGGAAAAACTTTTTTATACAGAGTTTTGTCAGCTAGATTGCGATCTGAGAAAAAGATTGTTATAAATGTTGCTTCTAGTGGTATTGCTTCTCTGTTGTTAGCTGGTGGTAAGACGACGCATTCTATGTTCAATATTCCTGTTGAGCTGACTGCAGATACTGTTTGCCGGATTAAGAAGGATAGTCCAAAAGCTGAGGTATTTCGATTGGCCGATTTGATTATTTGGGATGAGGCACTGATGACTAACAAATTAGCATTTGAAGCGCTCAATAGGACGTTGCGTGATATAATAGTTTCGGTCTGTAATAGGAATAAAGATTTACCTTTTGGTGGGAAGGTGGTCGTTCTGGGTGGTGATTTTAGGCAGGTCTTGCCAGTTATTCCAAAAGGTTCGCGTACCGAGATTGTGATAGCTTCCATAAATTCTTCTGTCGTTTGGAAATATTGCAAAGTTTTGCGACTGACAAAAAATGTGAGGTTAGCAATCGGATCGAAACAATCAACTGCTCAGGAGTTAAGGTCGTTTTCAGATTGGATACTTCAAATCGGTGAAGGTCGATGTGGAACAGTGGTCAACGATAAACTTTTTGTTGATATTCCTTCTGATCTAATCATTTCTGTCTTGGAAAATCCAGTGGAAGATATTGTAAATACAATCCATCCGAATTTGGTTAAGAATTTTCGTGATCCAAGTTTTTTCCAAGATAGGCCAATACTCGCTCCGACTGTCGACAATGTTGAAGAGATAAACAATTATATA ATTAGGTGTTCTGGTCTACCTAATCATTCGTTGAAGTTGAAAATAGGCGTGCCTATTATTTTGTTGAGGAATATTGATCCGGCTGGGGGTTTGTGTAATGGGACTCGACTTGTTGTGCAAGATCTAGGGACAAATGTGATCGGTGCAGATATTGTTTCTGGTAGCAATGTTGGGGACAAAGTTTTTATCACCAGAATGAATATGATTCCCAGTGATACGGTTATACCGTTTAAATTCCAACGCCGTCAATTTCCAGTTTCTCTGTCATTTGTGATGACAATCAACAAAAGCCAGGGTCAGACATTATCAACAGTCGGTTTGTTCTTGCGTCGTTATGTGTTTTCTCACGATAAACTTTATGTAGCTCTTTCCCAAGTTAGGAATAGAAATAGTCTTAAGATTTTACTTTGTGATGAAGGATTAGTTGATGCAGCTAGGACTGAAAACATTGTATTTAAGGAAGTTTTTTATAAGATATAA